A stretch of Allostreptomyces psammosilenae DNA encodes these proteins:
- a CDS encoding DUF6479 family protein: MGAQSQHDPTGPASKPRRVLPAVLATGVVPLLMAAGVPSREGSNSNPWFALFVIIGVIAVAVLLGAFIWGRRVQMKEPPPESHTPGGRDTWLNETGGAPGPAEGGGLTGPEERALRADQQRRHRHHD, translated from the coding sequence ATGGGCGCCCAGTCTCAGCACGATCCCACCGGGCCGGCGTCGAAGCCACGGCGCGTGCTTCCAGCCGTGCTGGCCACCGGCGTGGTTCCCCTCCTCATGGCCGCCGGCGTGCCGTCCCGGGAGGGCTCCAACAGCAATCCCTGGTTCGCGCTCTTCGTGATCATCGGCGTGATCGCGGTGGCGGTGCTGCTCGGCGCCTTCATCTGGGGTCGGCGGGTGCAGATGAAGGAGCCGCCTCCGGAGTCGCACACCCCCGGCGGGCGCGACACCTGGCTGAACGAGACCGGGGGAGCGCCGGGCCCGGCCGAGGGCGGCGGCCTGACCGGCCCGGAGGAACGCGCCCTGCGTGCCGACCAGCAGCGCCGCCACCGCCACCACGACTGA
- a CDS encoding N-acetylneuraminate synthase family protein, whose protein sequence is MTYPTSNPARVRTIGDRQVGPGQPVYIVGEIGINHNGDLENAFALIDAAAEAGCDAVKFQKRTPEICVPKDQWEIERDTPWGVMTYLEYRHRVEFGEDDYRAIGERCTERGIHWFASPWDVPSVDFLEKLDVVAHKVASASLTDDELLIRLRETGKTVILSTGMSTPRQIRHAVEVLGSERIVLCHATSTYPAPAEELNLRMINTLEREYPNVPIGYSGHETGLQTTLAAVALGATFVERHITLDRAMWGSDQAASVEPGGLQRLVRDIRTIETALGDGVKKVYEGEKAAMRKLRRVPGQLAAEAAEATA, encoded by the coding sequence ATGACTTACCCCACCTCCAACCCGGCGCGCGTCCGCACCATCGGCGACCGTCAGGTGGGGCCGGGCCAGCCGGTCTACATCGTGGGTGAGATCGGCATCAACCACAACGGCGACCTGGAGAACGCGTTCGCGCTCATCGACGCCGCCGCCGAGGCCGGCTGTGACGCGGTGAAGTTCCAGAAGCGCACCCCCGAGATCTGCGTCCCCAAGGACCAGTGGGAGATCGAGCGTGACACGCCGTGGGGCGTGATGACCTACCTGGAGTACCGCCACCGCGTGGAGTTCGGCGAGGACGACTACCGCGCCATCGGCGAGCGCTGCACCGAGCGCGGCATCCACTGGTTCGCCTCCCCCTGGGACGTGCCCAGCGTCGACTTCCTGGAGAAGCTCGACGTCGTCGCCCACAAGGTGGCCTCCGCCTCCCTCACCGACGACGAGCTGCTGATCCGCCTGCGGGAGACCGGCAAGACCGTCATCCTGTCCACCGGCATGTCCACCCCGCGCCAGATCCGGCACGCCGTGGAGGTGCTCGGCAGCGAGCGCATCGTGCTCTGCCACGCCACCAGCACCTACCCGGCCCCGGCCGAGGAGCTCAACCTCCGGATGATCAACACCCTGGAGCGCGAGTACCCGAACGTGCCGATCGGCTACTCCGGCCACGAGACCGGCCTGCAGACCACCCTGGCCGCCGTGGCCCTGGGCGCCACCTTCGTCGAGCGCCACATCACCCTCGACCGCGCCATGTGGGGCTCCGACCAGGCCGCCTCCGTCGAGCCGGGCGGCCTGCAGCGCCTGGTGCGCGACATCCGCACCATCGAGACCGCCCTCGGCGACGGCGTGAAGAAGGTCTACGAGGGCGAGAAGGCGGCCATGCGCAAGCTGCGCCGCGTTCCGGGGCAGCTGGCCGCCGAGGCGGCCGAAGCCACCGCATGA
- a CDS encoding DUF397 domain-containing protein — protein MCDLSTKVWRKSSYSTAGGDCVEVNADVDGRVGVRDSKDPAGGALLFERSEIAAWLASIKAGRFTP, from the coding sequence ATGTGTGACCTGAGTACGAAGGTGTGGCGTAAGTCGAGCTACAGCACCGCTGGGGGCGACTGCGTGGAAGTCAATGCGGACGTGGACGGACGCGTCGGCGTCCGGGACAGTAAGGATCCGGCCGGGGGCGCGCTGCTCTTCGAACGATCCGAGATTGCCGCCTGGCTCGCCAGCATCAAGGCGGGCCGCTTTACCCCCTGA
- a CDS encoding cation:proton antiporter, with amino-acid sequence MLVYLALVVVPVVLVVFALRFGADLLPDTATPTPAEGGRPDPTPGRPEEETAPDPYRKLLFALPLVYAACHVVAWLCRRIGQPPVIGEIVAGILLGPSLLGWLWPTAFDWLFPPYLLPVLNVLGQLGLLAFMFLVGHELDLAHIRGRGAAALAISHVSIALPLLCGVLLAFGMFGTFAPHGVPFFAFALFLGVSMSITAFPVLARILTDRGLYDTPLGALALTCAAICDVTAWCLLAVVVATTDGGSLSHVAWTLALSVAFTALMLLVVRPALARLLAARALPAGAVLPVLFGGAALSALATELIGVHAIFGAFLFGVITPRGTVEGGRAAGHLQAVTVPLLLPLFFVHIGLLTRFELLGGDAGLWLWCLAAIAVATVGKWGGTTVVARTQGLGRRESLALGSLMNCRGLTELIVLGIGLELGVITPTLFTILVITALVTTALTSPALAVLVRTPGDTGAVTPRPPAGAGCPAPGSERERGTP; translated from the coding sequence GTGCTGGTCTACCTCGCCCTCGTGGTGGTGCCGGTGGTGCTGGTGGTGTTCGCGTTGCGGTTCGGGGCGGACCTGCTGCCGGACACCGCCACCCCCACCCCCGCCGAGGGCGGCCGGCCCGACCCCACGCCCGGCCGGCCCGAGGAGGAGACCGCTCCCGACCCCTACCGCAAGCTGCTGTTCGCGCTCCCGCTCGTCTACGCCGCCTGCCACGTCGTCGCCTGGCTCTGCCGGCGGATCGGCCAGCCGCCCGTCATCGGGGAGATCGTCGCCGGCATCCTGCTCGGCCCCTCCCTGCTCGGCTGGCTCTGGCCCACCGCCTTCGACTGGCTGTTCCCGCCCTACCTGCTCCCCGTGCTGAACGTCCTCGGCCAGCTCGGCCTGCTCGCCTTCATGTTCCTGGTCGGCCACGAACTGGACCTGGCGCACATCCGGGGCCGGGGCGCAGCGGCCCTGGCGATCAGTCACGTCAGCATCGCGCTGCCGCTGCTGTGCGGGGTGCTGCTCGCCTTCGGCATGTTCGGCACGTTCGCCCCCCACGGCGTGCCGTTCTTCGCCTTCGCGCTCTTCCTCGGCGTCTCGATGTCGATCACGGCCTTCCCCGTCCTCGCCCGGATCCTCACCGACCGCGGCCTGTACGACACCCCGCTCGGCGCCCTGGCCCTGACCTGCGCCGCCATCTGCGACGTCACCGCCTGGTGCCTGCTGGCCGTGGTCGTCGCCACCACCGACGGCGGCTCGCTCAGCCACGTGGCCTGGACGCTCGCCCTCTCCGTCGCCTTCACCGCGCTGATGCTGCTGGTGGTCCGCCCCGCCCTCGCCCGCCTGCTCGCCGCCAGGGCGCTGCCGGCCGGGGCCGTGCTGCCGGTGCTCTTCGGCGGGGCGGCGCTGTCCGCGCTGGCCACCGAGCTCATCGGGGTGCACGCCATCTTCGGCGCCTTCCTGTTCGGCGTGATCACCCCGCGCGGCACGGTCGAGGGCGGGCGCGCGGCCGGGCACCTCCAGGCGGTGACCGTGCCGCTCCTCCTCCCGCTGTTCTTCGTGCACATCGGGCTGCTCACCCGGTTCGAACTCCTCGGCGGGGACGCCGGGCTGTGGCTGTGGTGCCTGGCCGCGATCGCGGTGGCGACCGTCGGCAAGTGGGGCGGCACCACCGTTGTCGCCCGGACGCAGGGGCTCGGCCGGCGCGAGTCGCTGGCGCTCGGCTCGCTGATGAACTGCCGCGGGCTGACCGAGCTGATCGTGCTCGGCATCGGCCTGGAGCTGGGCGTGATCACCCCCACCCTGTTCACCATCCTGGTGATCACCGCCCTGGTGACGACGGCGCTGACCTCGCCCGCCCTGGCCGTGCTGGTGCGCACCCCCGGGGACACGGGGGCGGTGACGCCCCGGCCCCCGGCGGGTGCGGGGTGCCCCGCTCCCGGGAGCGAGCGGGAGCGGGGCACGCCGTAG
- a CDS encoding SurA N-terminal domain-containing protein, which translates to MSRAAAARPAKIAYGSAAALAAALALTACGTPHANSAAVVGADRITVPQFQDTSAEITRVADELRMNAADPSRRLSNLIEFSVVEQAAEDAGITVTQTAVLDARRDIEEQTGGGDSLRAALAQQGVAPEDFDRMVRVLLLEDALVERAGADPATPEGQQRRLEVLVSEAERLGVTVNPRYGDWGPNDFTLTPAVAPWIHQEPAAGPGAVEAGM; encoded by the coding sequence ATGTCCCGCGCCGCCGCAGCTCGACCCGCAAAGATCGCCTACGGCTCCGCCGCCGCCCTGGCCGCCGCGCTGGCGCTGACCGCCTGCGGGACGCCCCACGCCAACTCGGCCGCCGTGGTCGGCGCCGACCGCATCACCGTCCCGCAGTTCCAGGACACCAGCGCGGAGATCACGCGGGTGGCCGACGAACTGCGCATGAACGCCGCGGACCCGTCGCGCCGGCTGAGCAACCTGATCGAGTTCTCCGTGGTGGAACAGGCCGCCGAGGACGCCGGGATCACCGTGACGCAGACGGCCGTGCTGGACGCCCGGCGCGACATCGAGGAGCAGACCGGCGGCGGGGACAGCCTGCGCGCCGCGCTCGCCCAGCAGGGCGTGGCGCCGGAGGACTTCGACCGCATGGTGCGGGTGCTGCTCCTGGAGGACGCCCTGGTGGAGCGCGCCGGCGCCGATCCGGCCACCCCCGAGGGCCAGCAGCGCCGGCTGGAGGTGCTGGTCAGCGAGGCGGAACGGCTCGGTGTCACGGTCAACCCGCGCTACGGCGACTGGGGGCCGAACGACTTCACCCTGACCCCGGCCGTCGCCCCGTGGATCCACCAGGAACCGGCCGCGGGCCCGGGGGCCGTCGAAGCCGGCATGTGA
- the nfi gene encoding deoxyribonuclease V (cleaves DNA at apurinic or apyrimidinic sites), which translates to MRILQPHTRPADEAAARRIQDELRARAEPFGPGPERVRTIAGVDVAYAGAAGAADDQLAAAIVVLDAFTLEVVDSAVAVGRAEFPYVPGLFAFRELPTVLDALERLDTVPDLVLCDGHGVAHPRRFGLACHLGVLTGLPTAGVGKTRLVGEHAEPGAAPGDGADLVHEGEVVGRVLRTQRGVKPVYVSAGHRIGLDAACRHVLATAPRYRLPETTRQADALCRQALREAGTESGSPALS; encoded by the coding sequence ATGCGGATCCTCCAGCCCCACACCCGCCCGGCCGACGAGGCCGCCGCCCGCCGGATCCAGGACGAGCTGCGCGCCCGCGCCGAGCCGTTCGGCCCCGGGCCGGAGCGGGTCCGCACCATCGCCGGGGTGGACGTGGCCTACGCGGGCGCGGCCGGCGCGGCCGACGACCAACTGGCCGCCGCCATCGTGGTGCTGGACGCGTTCACCCTGGAGGTCGTGGACAGCGCCGTGGCCGTCGGCCGGGCCGAGTTCCCCTACGTCCCCGGACTGTTCGCCTTCCGCGAGCTGCCCACCGTTCTTGACGCGCTGGAGCGGCTCGACACCGTCCCCGACCTGGTCCTGTGTGACGGCCACGGCGTGGCGCACCCACGGCGGTTCGGTCTGGCCTGCCACCTCGGAGTGCTGACCGGCCTCCCCACGGCCGGCGTCGGCAAGACCCGCTTGGTCGGAGAACACGCCGAACCCGGCGCGGCTCCGGGCGACGGTGCCGACCTGGTGCACGAGGGGGAGGTGGTGGGGAGGGTGCTGCGCACGCAGCGGGGCGTGAAGCCGGTGTACGTCTCCGCCGGTCATCGCATCGGCCTGGACGCGGCCTGCCGGCACGTCCTCGCCACGGCGCCTCGTTACCGCCTCCCCGAGACCACCCGCCAGGCCGACGCGCTGTGCCGGCAGGCCCTGCGCGAGGCCGGAACCGAGAGCGGATCGCCGGCCCTGTCATGA
- a CDS encoding MazG family protein, translated as MASAEHDDVRPQGPGPRRPEGAGPHTGSALTDLVAVMDRLRSPGGCPWDAEQSHASLLKYLIEEAYELVEAVETDDRAALREELGDVLLQVVFHARIAEEHPTDPFSLEQVAADLVDKLVYRHPHVFADATALSAADVDANWERLKAAEKGRASVVDGVPTGLPALALAAKLLSRARRGGVAVPDAPGGAVAAAAVGEAAGARVDEAAVGRLLLDVVALADRHGVDPEAALRAAALEYREKVREAERAQG; from the coding sequence ATGGCATCGGCTGAGCACGACGACGTCCGTCCCCAGGGCCCAGGCCCCCGCCGCCCCGAGGGGGCCGGACCACACACGGGCAGCGCGCTGACCGACCTGGTCGCGGTCATGGACCGGCTGCGTTCCCCGGGCGGCTGCCCGTGGGACGCCGAGCAGAGCCATGCCTCGCTGCTTAAGTACCTCATCGAGGAGGCGTACGAGCTGGTCGAGGCGGTGGAGACGGACGACCGGGCAGCGCTCCGCGAGGAACTGGGGGACGTGCTGCTGCAGGTGGTGTTCCACGCCCGGATCGCCGAGGAGCACCCCACCGACCCGTTCTCGCTGGAGCAGGTCGCGGCCGACCTGGTGGACAAGCTGGTCTACCGGCACCCGCACGTCTTCGCCGACGCGACGGCGCTGTCGGCGGCGGACGTGGACGCCAACTGGGAGCGGCTGAAGGCGGCCGAGAAGGGCCGCGCCTCGGTGGTGGACGGCGTGCCGACGGGGCTGCCCGCGCTGGCGCTGGCGGCCAAGCTGCTCTCCCGGGCGCGCCGGGGCGGCGTGGCCGTGCCGGACGCGCCCGGCGGCGCCGTGGCCGCTGCGGCCGTGGGCGAGGCGGCCGGGGCACGGGTGGACGAGGCGGCGGTGGGGCGACTGCTGCTGGACGTGGTGGCGCTCGCCGACCGGCACGGCGTGGACCCGGAGGCGGCGCTGCGGGCGGCGGCGCTGGAGTACCGGGAGAAGGTACGGGAGGCCGAGCGGGCCCAGGGCTGA
- a CDS encoding cytidylyltransferase domain-containing protein — protein sequence MPAQLPHPAATPTATALVVIPARGGSKGVPGKNTAPVGGIPLVARAVQAALAARRATRVVVSTDDPGIAAVARQAGADVIDRPAELAGDGATSESALLHAVDADAARHGDAEADVVVLVQCTSPFITAQDIDGVIAAVTVDGADSALTVAPFHGFVWREGDPEATTATPGGATAGPTGAHGVNHDAAFRPRRQDRPQDLLETGAAYAMRTAGLRRAGHRFFGRVALVRTDPARVLEIDEPNELARARALAPLLDSAAAPDVEVTPRPERDAIDAIVLDFDGTQTDDRVQVDSEGRETVSVHRGDGLGIAALRRAGIPVLILSTETNPVVAARAAKLRVPVLHGIDRKDLALKKWCEEQGIAPERVVYVGNDVNDLPCFDLVGWPIAVADAHDVVRARARAVTTVRGGYGAIREIAAWILGKELS from the coding sequence ATTCCCGCGCAGCTCCCGCACCCCGCGGCGACGCCCACCGCCACCGCCCTGGTGGTCATCCCCGCCCGCGGCGGCTCCAAGGGCGTGCCCGGGAAGAACACCGCCCCCGTCGGCGGCATCCCGCTGGTCGCCCGCGCCGTGCAGGCCGCGCTCGCCGCCCGCCGCGCCACCCGCGTGGTCGTCTCCACCGACGACCCGGGCATCGCCGCCGTCGCCCGCCAGGCCGGCGCCGACGTCATCGACCGCCCCGCCGAACTGGCCGGCGACGGCGCCACCAGCGAGTCCGCCCTGCTGCACGCGGTCGACGCCGACGCCGCCCGCCACGGCGACGCCGAGGCCGACGTGGTCGTCCTCGTCCAGTGCACCAGCCCCTTCATCACCGCCCAGGACATCGACGGCGTCATCGCCGCGGTCACCGTCGACGGCGCCGACTCCGCGCTCACCGTCGCCCCCTTCCACGGCTTCGTCTGGCGCGAGGGCGACCCCGAGGCCACCACCGCCACCCCCGGCGGCGCCACCGCCGGCCCCACCGGCGCGCACGGCGTCAACCACGACGCCGCGTTCCGGCCCCGCCGCCAGGACCGCCCGCAGGACCTCCTGGAGACCGGCGCCGCCTACGCCATGCGCACCGCCGGACTCCGCCGCGCCGGCCACCGCTTCTTCGGCCGCGTCGCCCTGGTGCGCACCGACCCCGCCCGCGTGCTGGAGATCGACGAGCCCAACGAGCTCGCCCGCGCCCGCGCCCTGGCCCCGCTGCTGGACAGCGCCGCCGCCCCCGACGTCGAGGTCACCCCGCGCCCCGAACGCGACGCCATCGACGCCATCGTCCTCGACTTCGACGGCACCCAGACCGACGACCGGGTGCAGGTCGACTCCGAAGGCCGCGAGACGGTATCCGTCCACCGCGGTGACGGCCTCGGCATCGCGGCGCTGCGCCGCGCCGGGATCCCCGTGCTGATCCTGTCCACCGAGACCAACCCGGTCGTCGCCGCCCGGGCCGCCAAGCTGCGCGTGCCCGTCCTGCACGGCATCGACCGCAAGGACCTCGCCCTCAAGAAGTGGTGCGAGGAACAGGGAATCGCGCCGGAGCGGGTGGTCTACGTCGGAAACGACGTCAACGACCTCCCCTGCTTCGACCTGGTCGGCTGGCCCATCGCGGTCGCCGATGCGCATGACGTCGTCCGTGCCAGAGCACGCGCGGTGACCACCGTGCGCGGCGGGTACGGTGCCATCCGCGAGATCGCGGCTTGGATCCTCGGAAAGGAACTCTCCTGA
- a CDS encoding UTRA domain-containing protein has product MDLQTLREASKITDPLERARLLSRLMTEEQGLVTEAAKLRRQAIAEAREAGMTLEEIAGSLGVSPGRVSQMRKGPTAKAPTGPASRGPRVLVQRALPTEPSVRGSRSLFLVEAEKQGLRPERRMLYVGLEPASEHVGSCLRVETGTDIVARRKLMTADDVPVRIATSYFRADLFGDTRIAEPEFVTPSLQSAIEALGYRFGHAEEVLTARPATTFEATTLELDPGEWVVQVLRASYSTEDTPVHVLETICAGSRHVFPIGQVAGADEF; this is encoded by the coding sequence ATGGATCTACAGACGCTGAGGGAAGCCAGCAAGATCACCGATCCTCTGGAGCGAGCACGCTTGCTGAGCCGGTTGATGACTGAGGAACAGGGCCTTGTGACCGAGGCGGCGAAGCTGCGACGTCAGGCCATCGCTGAAGCGCGTGAGGCCGGGATGACCCTCGAAGAGATTGCAGGGAGTCTCGGGGTGTCTCCCGGTCGGGTGTCGCAGATGCGTAAGGGGCCGACGGCGAAGGCTCCGACTGGACCGGCCTCGCGAGGCCCGCGTGTTCTTGTCCAGAGGGCCCTGCCGACCGAGCCGTCCGTACGAGGGTCGCGTTCGCTCTTTCTTGTTGAGGCTGAGAAGCAAGGGCTCCGGCCGGAGCGGCGGATGCTCTATGTGGGACTGGAGCCGGCCAGTGAGCATGTTGGCTCCTGCCTGCGCGTGGAAACCGGCACTGACATCGTGGCCCGACGCAAGCTCATGACCGCTGACGATGTGCCCGTTCGCATCGCCACCAGCTACTTCCGGGCCGACCTCTTCGGTGACACGCGCATCGCCGAACCGGAGTTCGTCACGCCGTCGCTCCAGTCGGCCATCGAGGCGTTGGGCTACCGCTTCGGTCACGCGGAGGAAGTTCTCACCGCCCGCCCGGCGACCACCTTCGAGGCCACGACCCTGGAACTCGACCCGGGTGAGTGGGTGGTGCAGGTCCTTCGGGCCAGTTACTCCACCGAGGACACGCCAGTGCACGTCCTGGAGACCATCTGCGCCGGCTCGCGCCATGTCTTCCCCATCGGGCAGGTCGCGGGAGCCGACGAGTTCTGA